The Stratiformator vulcanicus genome has a segment encoding these proteins:
- a CDS encoding 3-deoxy-7-phosphoheptulonate synthase, with translation MDGSDRSLKPASGRSRLNGESSNGLGGRSFPPPGWIGTLPDADLSSDPPDVMKSTADLHIRGYEPLIAPHDLLSEVPATEDVLQTTTAGREAVRQILAGEDSRLLVVVGPCSIHNRDLALEYARRLKGLSDKVAERMLVVMRVYFEKPRTTVGWKGLINDPHLNDTFAVSEGLKLARGILTEINKLGLPAATEMLEPITPQYIADLITLASIGARTTESPTHRQMASGLSMPVGYKNGTDGSVQTALNAMLAAKEPHSFLGIDPHGKTCVIHTNGNPWGHLILRGGNGGPNYSPEHVAEATRLLTKADLPARFLIDCSHANSSKDYRRQPEVFESVLSQRIDGADGVIGMMLESNLNEGKQSLGGGPEGLDYGVSITDGCLGWEQTEELLLKAAERLEPVEA, from the coding sequence ATGGATGGCAGCGATCGTTCGCTGAAGCCCGCTTCCGGGCGGTCGCGGCTAAACGGTGAGTCGTCGAACGGGTTGGGGGGACGATCATTTCCTCCTCCCGGCTGGATCGGTACACTCCCTGACGCTGATCTTTCTTCCGACCCGCCTGATGTGATGAAATCGACTGCCGACCTGCATATTCGCGGCTATGAGCCGCTGATCGCGCCGCACGACCTGCTTTCGGAGGTGCCGGCGACTGAGGACGTTCTGCAAACCACAACGGCGGGGCGGGAGGCGGTGCGTCAGATTCTGGCGGGAGAAGACTCCCGCCTGCTTGTCGTGGTGGGGCCCTGCTCGATCCACAATCGGGACCTCGCGCTCGAATATGCCCGGCGGCTCAAAGGCCTGTCGGACAAGGTCGCCGAGCGGATGCTCGTGGTAATGCGGGTTTACTTCGAGAAGCCGCGGACGACGGTGGGGTGGAAGGGGCTGATTAACGACCCGCACCTCAACGACACGTTCGCCGTCAGCGAAGGGTTGAAGCTGGCTCGCGGCATTCTGACGGAGATCAACAAACTCGGACTGCCCGCCGCGACCGAGATGCTCGAGCCGATCACGCCGCAGTACATCGCCGACCTGATCACGCTCGCGTCAATCGGCGCCCGCACGACCGAAAGCCCCACGCACCGGCAGATGGCGAGCGGCCTCTCAATGCCGGTCGGCTACAAGAACGGCACGGATGGCAGCGTGCAGACGGCCCTCAACGCGATGCTCGCCGCGAAGGAACCGCATAGTTTTCTGGGGATCGATCCCCACGGCAAGACCTGCGTGATTCACACGAACGGCAACCCTTGGGGGCACTTGATCCTCCGCGGTGGCAACGGCGGCCCCAATTACAGTCCCGAGCATGTCGCCGAGGCGACGCGTCTTTTGACTAAGGCCGATCTGCCCGCGCGCTTCTTGATCGACTGCAGCCACGCCAACAGCAGCAAGGATTATCGCCGACAGCCCGAGGTGTTCGAGTCGGTCTTATCGCAGCGGATTGACGGGGCGGACGGCGTCATCGGCATGATGCTGGAGAGCAATCTCAACGAGGGCAAGCAGAGCTTGGGCGGCGGGCCGGAAGGCCTCGATTACGGTGTGAGTATCACCGACGGTTGCCTCGGTTGGGAGCAGACGGAAGAGTTGCTGCTTAAGGCGGCGGAGCGGTTGGAGCCGGTCGAGGCGTGA
- a CDS encoding SRPBCC family protein: MKFTLDRFVNAPADVTFETFSDFENSPEYIEAIERLEMLTDQPVGVGTKFRETRTMFGKEATEEFEVIEFDRPRRYVLRSYSCGAEYLCEFEFAEDGGGSRATSTVSTQAQTFFAKLFSPIGVLMSGTMKRLIAKDLADGAAAAEAKANPPEETDEVRT; this comes from the coding sequence ATGAAATTCACCCTCGACCGCTTCGTCAACGCCCCGGCGGACGTCACTTTTGAGACGTTCAGTGACTTCGAGAATTCCCCGGAATACATCGAGGCGATCGAACGGCTTGAGATGTTGACGGACCAGCCGGTCGGCGTCGGGACGAAGTTTCGCGAGACCCGTACGATGTTCGGCAAAGAGGCGACCGAAGAATTCGAAGTGATCGAATTCGATCGGCCCCGGCGGTATGTCTTGCGGTCGTACAGTTGCGGGGCTGAGTATTTGTGCGAGTTCGAGTTCGCCGAAGACGGCGGAGGGTCGCGCGCGACGTCGACCGTCTCGACGCAGGCACAAACTTTTTTCGCGAAGCTGTTTTCCCCGATCGGCGTTTTGATGTCGGGCACGATGAAACGACTGATTGCCAAAGACCTCGCCGATGGTGCCGCGGCTGCCGAGGCGAAAGCCAATCCGCCGGAAGAAACTGATGAGGTGCGAACATGA
- a CDS encoding GYF domain-containing protein — protein sequence MSTKWYYQFHGGQIGPIDSDEIDRLIFSGKLGPGDRVRDRESDLWLAVQRVPRFSSHFTDRDRRREEDAKAAALEAERNAAKKKRQRLAARRKKTVQASSAADELFDGVTEGDFDGPAERARKPILKRRSVQFLLVSVAVISLSAAGWGSLIQYRRSSNRSAYEQTVILLDEMEQAAAVGIDSPEWASLRSEFVDRRDRIAADVYHSQVFDPGYFILDALRSATEAMQVTTTGNDPQKLIRRSKERLSYASFAFGRKIDRLLEYR from the coding sequence ATGTCGACCAAGTGGTACTATCAATTCCACGGAGGGCAGATCGGGCCGATCGACTCTGACGAGATCGATCGACTGATCTTCTCAGGCAAACTCGGACCGGGTGATCGCGTGCGCGATCGGGAATCCGATCTGTGGCTGGCCGTCCAGCGGGTGCCCCGGTTTTCCTCGCATTTTACGGATCGAGATCGACGGCGCGAGGAAGATGCCAAGGCTGCTGCCTTAGAAGCGGAACGCAATGCCGCGAAGAAGAAACGACAGCGACTTGCCGCCAGGCGGAAAAAAACCGTGCAGGCCAGCTCGGCGGCCGACGAACTCTTCGATGGTGTCACGGAAGGCGATTTCGACGGTCCGGCTGAGAGGGCTCGTAAGCCGATATTGAAGCGCCGGTCGGTCCAGTTCTTGCTGGTCTCGGTTGCTGTCATCTCGCTCTCTGCTGCCGGTTGGGGGTCGCTGATCCAATATCGACGCTCCAGCAATCGCTCGGCGTATGAGCAAACCGTGATCCTGCTAGATGAGATGGAGCAGGCGGCGGCGGTTGGAATTGATTCACCGGAATGGGCAAGTCTCAGGTCTGAGTTCGTCGACCGTCGCGACCGAATCGCCGCCGATGTCTATCACTCTCAAGTCTTTGATCCCGGCTACTTTATCTTGGATGCCTTGCGTTCGGCGACCGAGGCAATGCAGGTGACGACGACCGGGAACGATCCACAAAAGCTGATTCGGCGTTCCAAGGAACGACTCTCCTACGCCTCGTTCGCGTTTGGTCGTAAGATCGATCGACTTCTTGAGTACAGATGA
- a CDS encoding zf-TFIIB domain-containing protein has translation MNCSNCAAPLEYRSEINGFECRFCGSLQFTGSLEDGPDGIVPLGAATDYNCPRGCGTLSCGSIDEIKIVYCEECRGIGCDRAAFAHLVQSRRAAWSGGDTIPSPIDRDSLSERRPCPRCALTMEVHPYHGPGNAVIDSCGRCDLVWLDSGEVSAIERAPGRR, from the coding sequence ATGAACTGTTCCAATTGTGCTGCGCCGCTGGAATATCGCTCGGAAATCAATGGATTTGAGTGCCGGTTTTGCGGGTCGCTCCAGTTTACGGGGTCGCTCGAAGACGGTCCGGACGGGATCGTTCCGCTCGGCGCTGCGACCGACTACAACTGCCCACGAGGTTGCGGCACGTTGTCGTGCGGTTCGATTGATGAAATTAAAATTGTTTATTGCGAGGAATGCCGGGGCATCGGGTGTGATCGCGCCGCCTTCGCGCATCTTGTGCAGTCCCGGCGGGCGGCGTGGTCGGGCGGTGATACGATTCCGTCACCAATCGATCGAGACAGCCTCAGCGAGAGACGACCCTGCCCGCGGTGCGCCCTGACAATGGAGGTGCATCCCTATCACGGCCCCGGCAACGCGGTGATCGATTCGTGCGGACGCTGCGACCTTGTCTGGCTCGATAGCGGAGAGGTGTCGGCGATCGAGCGGGCGCCGGGTCGGCGCTAA
- the ilvD gene encoding dihydroxy-acid dehydratase: protein MPAEPPLNWNSRQLTRGWQKGVTAFYYGLGLDDSDFDRPQVGIGVPLLDGNLCNVHAYELGKLIAEGCGEAGLIGFPFGTPGVSDNITQGHAGGRASLVSRNVIADSAEMVTTAHCYDALIGLHHCDKNGPGFAMALARTNYPGLLVSGGSIKPGCHNGRDTSILDVYDSQAAVAAGTMEEAEADEILKTSCPGPGGCGIAASFNTWGLAMEAIGLMPPYSSSHLAVDQDKRDECRHVGGYIRTLLERNIRPRDILTKPAFANAMRTIAAAGGSSNGVLHLLALAREAEVDFTLRDVQAICRETPVLCSFAPRGVRTMADLQKLGGTPLLLKHFLKAGLLDGDCLTVTGQTLAENLADIVDVPVDQDLIAPIDQPFKERADIAICFGNLAPDGIVFKVSSMEDPHFRGRALCFSEPRDIVEAAKAKRITPGTIVILRYLGPKAAAMPEVLVATSALSTKELDGKVALISDARVSGVSHGAIGVHCAPEALVGGPIALIEDGDAITFDVVKGTVELEVNAEDLAARQQRWSPPEFGSDAPTYLKQFAATVGQADVGCVAMFLKHF from the coding sequence ATGCCCGCAGAACCGCCACTGAACTGGAACAGCCGACAACTCACGCGCGGGTGGCAAAAAGGGGTCACCGCGTTCTATTACGGCCTGGGACTCGACGATTCCGATTTCGATCGGCCGCAGGTGGGGATCGGCGTCCCGCTGCTCGACGGGAACCTGTGCAATGTCCACGCGTATGAACTGGGTAAGCTGATCGCCGAGGGCTGCGGCGAGGCCGGGCTGATCGGCTTTCCGTTCGGCACGCCGGGGGTCAGCGACAACATCACGCAGGGTCACGCGGGAGGCCGCGCGAGTCTGGTCAGCCGCAATGTTATCGCCGACTCGGCTGAGATGGTCACGACCGCCCATTGCTACGACGCCCTCATCGGGCTGCACCATTGCGACAAAAACGGCCCGGGTTTTGCGATGGCACTGGCCCGCACGAACTACCCCGGGCTGCTCGTCTCAGGCGGAAGTATCAAGCCGGGGTGCCACAACGGTCGGGATACTTCAATTCTCGACGTCTATGACAGTCAGGCCGCGGTCGCCGCGGGGACTATGGAAGAGGCGGAGGCGGATGAAATTTTAAAGACATCCTGCCCCGGCCCCGGCGGATGCGGCATTGCGGCATCGTTCAATACGTGGGGCCTCGCAATGGAGGCGATCGGTCTGATGCCGCCTTATAGCTCATCGCACTTGGCCGTCGATCAAGACAAGCGCGACGAATGTCGCCACGTCGGCGGTTACATTAGAACGCTGCTCGAACGAAATATCCGGCCGCGCGATATCTTGACGAAACCCGCGTTCGCGAATGCGATGCGAACCATCGCAGCGGCGGGAGGGAGTTCCAACGGCGTGCTGCACCTACTCGCGCTGGCGCGAGAGGCCGAGGTTGATTTCACCTTAAGAGACGTGCAGGCGATTTGCCGCGAGACACCCGTGCTATGCTCATTCGCTCCACGGGGCGTGAGGACGATGGCCGACCTCCAAAAACTGGGTGGAACGCCCCTGCTCTTAAAGCACTTCTTAAAAGCCGGACTGCTCGACGGCGATTGCCTGACCGTCACCGGGCAGACACTCGCTGAGAATCTGGCCGACATCGTCGATGTGCCGGTTGATCAGGACCTGATCGCACCGATCGATCAACCGTTTAAGGAGCGAGCCGACATCGCGATTTGCTTCGGTAATCTCGCACCGGACGGCATTGTTTTTAAGGTCAGCAGCATGGAGGACCCGCACTTTCGCGGCCGGGCTCTTTGTTTCAGCGAGCCGCGCGATATCGTCGAAGCGGCTAAGGCGAAGAGGATCACGCCCGGCACGATTGTCATCCTGCGTTATCTCGGCCCGAAAGCCGCCGCAATGCCGGAGGTGCTGGTGGCGACATCGGCCCTTTCTACGAAAGAACTCGACGGCAAAGTCGCATTAATTTCGGATGCCCGTGTCAGCGGAGTCAGCCACGGTGCGATCGGCGTTCACTGTGCCCCGGAAGCCCTCGTGGGTGGGCCGATCGCATTAATCGAAGACGGCGATGCGATCACGTTCGATGTAGTGAAAGGGACGGTCGAGCTTGAGGTCAATGCGGAAGACTTAGCGGCACGACAACAGCGATGGTCGCCACCGGAATTTGGCAGCGATGCCCCGACGTATCTGAAGCAATTCGCAGCGACGGTCGGACAGGCGGATGTGGGGTGTGTTGCGATGTTTTTAAAGCACTTTTGA
- a CDS encoding RluA family pseudouridine synthase has product MIALFEDNHLIGCRKPAGLLTVGDQTRDRSLYDDVVDYLVEKYQKPGTAFLGVLHRLDRPVSGVVLFARTSKAAGRVSSQFRERTVRKIYYACVSGVPASASAVLRDHLWKDPGRNFVSTVSPNAPGAKSAALTYRVVATAGSHSLLEIEPQTGRSHQIRVQLASRGWPILGDVKYGSKTELGHWIALHALALTIEHPTRKEPLTIATPPPDEWSGTVPKMLLEHAVAAADGFTGPTNL; this is encoded by the coding sequence TTGATCGCCCTCTTTGAAGACAATCACCTCATTGGCTGTCGAAAGCCGGCGGGCTTGCTGACCGTCGGGGACCAGACACGCGACCGAAGTCTCTATGACGATGTCGTTGATTATCTCGTCGAGAAATATCAAAAGCCCGGGACGGCATTTTTAGGCGTGCTTCATCGCTTAGATCGTCCTGTGTCTGGGGTCGTCCTGTTTGCTCGAACCAGCAAGGCGGCCGGGCGGGTCAGCAGTCAGTTCCGCGAGCGGACGGTCCGCAAAATATATTACGCTTGCGTCAGCGGTGTCCCCGCCTCCGCCTCGGCGGTGCTGCGAGATCACCTGTGGAAAGATCCGGGACGCAACTTCGTTTCAACGGTCTCGCCGAATGCACCGGGGGCGAAGTCGGCGGCATTGACTTACCGCGTCGTGGCGACAGCGGGCAGCCACAGTTTACTTGAGATCGAACCGCAAACCGGTCGCTCGCACCAAATCAGGGTGCAACTTGCTTCCCGCGGCTGGCCGATCCTGGGGGACGTGAAGTACGGCTCTAAGACAGAACTCGGTCATTGGATAGCGCTGCATGCGCTCGCGTTGACCATCGAACATCCGACGCGGAAGGAACCGTTGACGATCGCGACGCCACCGCCGGACGAATGGTCCGGCACGGTCCCTAAAATGCTGCTTGAACATGCCGTCGCCGCAGCCGACGGTTTCACGGGGCCAACAAATCTTTAG
- a CDS encoding DUF1501 domain-containing protein — protein sequence MLCRHRQNLSTRREWLKTASCGFGGLALAGLLGQEQASGGASAHPLAEKQPHFTPKAKRIVFIFLQGGPSQVDLFDYKPELVKRHGEQPPFAADSRFKQVGMQNTKLLKPVTKLNRVGESGMWMSEQLPYLAKQADKLCMLKACETDTPAHPTAVQQIHTGSPTLVRPSAGAWINYGLGTENQNLPGFVTIHPTSEQGGPRNYGGAFLPAAYQGTPVFDGKIEHLESRGLPAGLQQRQLDYLLKMNRDHLGSAGGDDGLDAMIRSYELAFRMQAEAPEVLDISNESQATKKLYGVGEKGTDEMGQRMLLARRMVEAGVRFVQVTDAGWDHHGRIAKQLPQNCYGIDRPIAGFLQDLESRGLLEDTLVLCSGEFGRTPFDQDLSGGKAPPNNYGRGHHSLAYACFFAGGGVKGDMSYGVTDDFGYRGVAEKVHLHDIHATMLHQLGLDHERLTYRYAGRDFRLTDVYGRVIKEILA from the coding sequence ATGCTCTGCCGTCATCGCCAAAACCTGTCGACGCGTCGTGAATGGTTGAAGACCGCCTCCTGCGGCTTCGGCGGGCTGGCCCTCGCCGGCCTGTTGGGACAGGAGCAGGCCAGCGGCGGCGCATCGGCTCACCCGCTGGCCGAGAAGCAGCCGCACTTCACACCAAAGGCGAAGCGAATCGTCTTCATCTTTCTGCAGGGCGGACCGTCGCAGGTCGACCTGTTCGACTACAAACCGGAACTTGTGAAACGGCACGGGGAGCAACCGCCGTTTGCGGCTGATTCGCGGTTTAAGCAGGTCGGGATGCAGAATACAAAGCTGCTGAAGCCCGTCACCAAGCTCAACCGCGTCGGCGAATCGGGCATGTGGATGTCGGAACAACTGCCCTATCTCGCGAAGCAGGCCGACAAGCTCTGCATGCTGAAGGCGTGCGAAACTGACACGCCGGCACATCCGACCGCGGTGCAGCAGATTCACACCGGCTCGCCCACGTTGGTGCGACCTTCCGCGGGAGCATGGATCAATTACGGCCTCGGTACCGAGAATCAAAATCTGCCCGGGTTCGTTACGATTCATCCGACCTCGGAGCAGGGCGGACCGCGCAACTACGGCGGCGCTTTCCTGCCGGCGGCCTATCAGGGCACGCCGGTCTTCGACGGAAAGATCGAGCACCTCGAAAGCCGCGGGTTACCTGCCGGGCTGCAGCAGCGGCAACTCGACTATCTGCTCAAGATGAATCGCGATCATCTCGGCTCTGCCGGTGGCGACGACGGGCTCGACGCGATGATCCGCTCGTACGAACTCGCCTTCCGCATGCAGGCCGAGGCGCCGGAGGTGCTTGATATTTCCAACGAATCGCAGGCGACGAAAAAGTTGTACGGCGTCGGCGAGAAAGGCACCGATGAGATGGGGCAGCGGATGCTCCTCGCCCGCCGGATGGTGGAAGCCGGTGTGCGGTTCGTGCAGGTAACCGATGCCGGTTGGGACCACCACGGCCGAATCGCTAAACAACTCCCGCAAAACTGCTACGGCATCGACCGGCCGATCGCCGGGTTCTTACAAGATCTGGAATCACGCGGGCTGCTGGAAGATACGCTCGTCTTGTGTTCCGGCGAGTTCGGCCGCACGCCGTTCGACCAAGACCTCTCCGGCGGCAAAGCGCCACCGAACAACTATGGTCGAGGGCACCACTCGCTGGCTTACGCCTGCTTCTTCGCGGGCGGCGGCGTGAAAGGCGACATGTCGTACGGCGTCACCGACGACTTCGGCTACCGCGGCGTCGCCGAGAAGGTCCACCTGCACGACATTCACGCCACGATGCTGCATCAGCTAGGTCTTGACCATGAGCGACTGACCTATCGCTACGCGGGGCGGGACTTCCGCCTAACTGACGTCTATGGCCGGGTAATTAAAGAAATTCTGGCTTGA
- a CDS encoding PSD1 and planctomycete cytochrome C domain-containing protein, producing the protein MVCSRAHRAVVTAAIGLIAFVASGELLAGEMTRQQLSFFESKIRPALLKHCADCHSSETETLEGNFSIDTRAAVRSGGDSGAAVVPGKPDQSLLLDAIAYDGLFYDMPPSGKLPDAVIADFRKWIEMGAPDPRDGEAKTKSGGIDLEAGRKFWAFQPVDRPTTPDVDAEDWPLDEIDRFILAKQEAAGLTPVADADRRTWLRRVTLDLTGLTPTIPEIESFLQDESPQAFDCVVDRLLASQQFGERWGRHWLDLARYADSTGTARYIVLDEAWRYRDYVIESFNDDKPYDQFVREQIAGDILPSDSTEQGAEQIVATGFLALGAWPVIANDMNQLRADIIDFQVDKTGRAMMGLTLGCARCHDHKFDPIPQDDYYGIAGILNNTMTSSGRIGATFFSEWIERQLPETPQQAAERESREKDFQRQLGELENRRSSLKAEQKRLGALRQQLESGGPVEAPRFGLPMTVARIAQRQAVIGAEISRINDDHRYLRETHSEPGPPRAVVVQDRSPSEIGDMQITVRGNAHQLGKAVPRGLITVALQNDPPQMPSTSSGRLELADFIASPDNPLTARVMVNRIWHHLMGRGIVASVDNFGLNGDRPTHPELLDYLAAEFVANDWSVKSIVRQVALSRTYRLSAAPDAAGLAVDPDNKLRWRMDRRRLDVDAMRDSILQISGRLDPTYLGKTAMTPYNKISSRAGNRRDQISTADAEPSERILRRRTVYLPLYRRGFRGEMEMLPVFDFPELGMVVGDRSETIVPTQALYLLNGPFILKQARATAETLLKDRSTVKERVDTLYQEAYGRPATEEEVGDARDFLTELATSLENAGRLSEEARRIAWARLCQTVFASNEFLFRG; encoded by the coding sequence ATGGTTTGCAGCAGAGCCCACCGCGCCGTCGTAACTGCTGCGATTGGCTTAATTGCCTTTGTCGCGTCCGGCGAGTTGCTCGCCGGGGAAATGACGCGTCAACAACTGAGTTTCTTTGAATCGAAAATCCGCCCGGCTTTATTGAAGCACTGCGCCGATTGTCATTCGTCGGAGACGGAGACACTCGAAGGCAACTTTTCGATTGACACACGGGCCGCGGTGCGCTCCGGAGGTGATTCCGGAGCGGCCGTCGTTCCGGGGAAGCCCGACCAGAGTCTGCTGCTCGACGCGATAGCTTACGATGGGCTGTTCTACGATATGCCTCCCAGCGGCAAGCTGCCTGATGCGGTCATCGCCGATTTCCGCAAGTGGATTGAAATGGGTGCCCCCGACCCGCGGGACGGTGAGGCGAAAACGAAGTCGGGCGGGATCGACCTCGAAGCAGGCCGGAAGTTCTGGGCGTTTCAGCCGGTTGACCGGCCCACCACCCCTGACGTCGACGCGGAGGACTGGCCGCTCGACGAGATCGATCGCTTCATCCTTGCGAAGCAGGAGGCCGCGGGGCTCACGCCGGTGGCCGATGCGGACCGCCGAACTTGGCTGCGGCGGGTGACGCTCGATCTGACGGGCCTGACGCCGACGATCCCGGAGATCGAATCGTTCCTCCAAGACGAGAGCCCGCAAGCTTTCGATTGCGTCGTGGATCGCCTCCTGGCTTCGCAACAGTTCGGGGAGCGGTGGGGGCGGCATTGGCTCGATCTGGCCCGATACGCCGACTCGACCGGCACGGCACGATACATCGTCCTTGACGAAGCTTGGCGGTATCGCGACTACGTCATCGAGTCGTTCAACGACGACAAGCCTTATGACCAATTCGTCCGTGAGCAGATCGCCGGAGACATCCTGCCGAGTGATTCGACGGAACAGGGTGCCGAGCAGATCGTGGCGACCGGATTTCTGGCACTGGGGGCTTGGCCCGTTATCGCGAATGACATGAATCAACTGCGGGCCGACATCATCGATTTCCAAGTCGACAAGACCGGGCGGGCGATGATGGGCCTGACCCTCGGGTGTGCCCGCTGCCACGATCACAAATTCGATCCGATCCCGCAGGACGACTATTACGGCATTGCCGGGATTCTCAACAATACGATGACGTCCTCGGGCCGCATCGGAGCGACGTTCTTCTCCGAATGGATCGAACGCCAACTCCCCGAGACACCGCAGCAAGCCGCCGAACGTGAAAGTCGGGAAAAGGATTTCCAGCGTCAGCTCGGTGAACTGGAAAACCGCCGGTCGTCCCTCAAGGCAGAGCAGAAACGACTGGGAGCGCTTCGTCAGCAGCTTGAAAGCGGTGGGCCGGTCGAAGCCCCGCGATTCGGCCTCCCCATGACTGTCGCTCGCATCGCGCAACGACAGGCGGTGATCGGCGCCGAAATAAGCCGTATCAATGATGACCATCGCTATCTCCGGGAGACCCATTCCGAACCGGGGCCGCCGCGGGCGGTCGTGGTCCAGGACCGCTCCCCGTCAGAGATCGGCGACATGCAGATCACGGTGCGAGGAAACGCCCATCAACTCGGGAAGGCGGTACCGCGGGGGCTCATCACGGTCGCCTTGCAGAACGATCCGCCACAGATGCCGTCGACAAGCAGCGGACGCCTCGAATTGGCCGACTTCATCGCCTCACCGGACAACCCGCTGACGGCTCGGGTGATGGTCAATCGCATCTGGCATCACCTGATGGGCCGGGGGATCGTCGCTTCCGTTGATAATTTCGGTCTGAACGGTGATCGACCGACGCATCCGGAGCTGCTGGATTACCTGGCCGCGGAGTTCGTCGCCAACGATTGGTCCGTCAAATCGATCGTCCGGCAGGTCGCGCTCTCACGAACCTACCGCCTCAGCGCTGCCCCCGATGCCGCAGGTCTTGCCGTCGATCCGGATAACAAACTGCGTTGGCGGATGGACCGACGTCGGCTCGACGTCGACGCCATGCGGGATTCGATCTTGCAGATCAGCGGCCGACTCGACCCGACCTATCTCGGCAAGACTGCGATGACGCCGTACAACAAGATCAGCAGCCGAGCGGGCAATCGGAGGGATCAGATCAGTACCGCCGACGCCGAACCCAGCGAACGCATTCTGCGTCGCCGGACAGTCTACCTGCCTCTTTACCGTCGCGGCTTCCGGGGCGAAATGGAGATGTTGCCGGTGTTTGACTTCCCCGAATTGGGGATGGTCGTCGGCGATCGCAGTGAGACGATTGTCCCGACCCAGGCCCTGTACCTCCTGAACGGCCCCTTCATTCTCAAGCAGGCCCGCGCGACGGCGGAGACTCTTCTGAAGGACCGGTCCACCGTTAAGGAAAGAGTCGACACGCTCTACCAGGAAGCTTACGGCCGTCCTGCCACCGAAGAAGAAGTGGGCGACGCAAGAGACTTCCTGACGGAGCTTGCGACCTCCCTCGAGAATGCTGGTCGATTATCGGAGGAGGCCCGTCGCATCGCTTGGGCACGCCTCTGCCAGACGGTCTTCGCCAGCAACGAGTTCCTGTTCCGTGGCTAG
- a CDS encoding shikimate kinase: protein MLKQMSGKGGGKLTSSAPNDYKPNLHVVKVDAPRFFSKPPMNDGRPDNVSLIGMPGSGKSTVGRPLAARLGYRFVDTDEVMETGEGMRLSEIMAAHSPAGFLEIEENYLLSLSGPHDVFSTGGSVVYLDRGMAHLKSLGPVIYLDVPLDVLNQRLSDLEARGVVIAPGKSVADLEAERRPLYEKWADLTIQCGDHPPGWVAAEIVGLLDGRI, encoded by the coding sequence ATGTTGAAGCAAATGAGCGGGAAGGGCGGCGGCAAGTTGACCTCGTCCGCCCCGAACGATTACAAGCCGAATCTGCACGTAGTGAAAGTCGACGCTCCCCGATTCTTCTCGAAACCGCCAATGAATGACGGTCGACCCGACAATGTGAGCCTGATCGGTATGCCCGGCTCGGGAAAGAGCACGGTCGGCCGCCCCCTCGCGGCGCGGCTGGGCTATCGATTCGTCGACACCGATGAGGTCATGGAAACCGGCGAAGGCATGCGGCTGAGCGAGATCATGGCCGCCCATTCACCGGCCGGATTCCTCGAAATCGAAGAGAATTATCTGCTGTCGCTGTCCGGCCCGCACGACGTGTTCTCGACCGGCGGTAGCGTCGTCTACCTCGACCGCGGCATGGCTCACCTGAAATCGCTCGGCCCGGTCATCTATCTCGACGTCCCGCTCGACGTGCTCAACCAACGACTCAGCGATCTCGAAGCCAGAGGCGTGGTCATCGCCCCCGGCAAATCGGTCGCCGACCTCGAAGCCGAACGCCGCCCCCTTTACGAGAAATGGGCCGACCTGACGATCCAATGCGGAGATCACCCGCCGGGCTGGGTCGCCGCTGAGATCGTGGGGTTGTTGGATGGGCGTATTTAA